The genomic region TCGAGGTGGCGCTACGGAAGCTTTCGCAAATACGTTTCGGATAAATCGGCAGATCGTCCGGTTCGACGCTGCAGTTCGGCACCACGGCATCGAAACGGCGGGCCAGATGGCGCAAGGCCTCCTCGTGACTCTGCTTGGCCTTATTGACCATGCCATCGATGGCGAGGTTTTCTTCCAGCTCATCTTCTTTGACGAGACTCAAGGCATCAAGTGAAAACGGTGAACTGACTTCAGCACGGCTGGGACTGGTATCGCCGGCCAGCTCATAGAACGCGTTGTGCAATTCCTGACGAAAGACGTTTTCCATGCCTTTGCGCTTGATCCGCAGCTCGCGCATCGCGTCGAAGTACATGGTTTGGTCTTTGTTGTTGGTTGCTTTGTCGGCCAGATCAAACAGGGTGTCGTCAGCCGTATCGAGCATCTGCCCGAACAGCTTGTTGATCGAATCGAGAGCTTGATCACGAACGCGCTCAATCAATTTCGGCAACTTGCGCTCCTGTCCCCGGCGAGCATCGCCGATTGCATTCGGGTTATAAACCTTGGGTTCAAACGCCATGATACCGTTACCTGAAAAGCCTTACAAAACTGGGGTTAGGGCAATTGGCGACCTGCAGCCTTGCCCACGCCTTATATAAATAACCGGTAGGGACGCCAGCCGCCGTGATGCAACGCACATCCCCTGACAATTTTGGTCGCTTTCCGACCAGCGAGGGCAATCGATTGTATAGACGGTCGTCAGGCTGGTACAGCCATACTGAGCAATTTCATCGATTTGCCATTTTGACCTCGGCAAACCGATAATGTCCGCCGATTTCAAGCCCTTTCGCTCTCCCATGCATAACCAGCTTTCCCCCGCTTTTCTTGAGCAAGAACGCATCGAGGCCGTGCGCCGGGCCTTGCGTGAAGACCTTGGTCAGACCGTAGATGCCGAACTCAATCCCAACCTGGACGTCACCGCACAGTTGATCGATGCGGAAATCATGGCGGAAGCAACCATTACGCTTAAAGAACCAGCCGTCATCTGCGGCCAGGCGTGGGTCGACGAAGTGTTCCGACAATTGGAGACTTCAGCGCAAGTTAACTGGTACGTCAGTGAAGGTCAAGACTGCGACGCCAATACCGTCGTTTGCACACTCCATGGCCCCGCTCGAGCCCTGCTAACAGGTGAACGCAGCGCCTTGAACTTCCTGCAGACACTCAGCGGAACAGCCACTGTCACCCGCCAATACAGCAAACTTTTGGAGAGAAGTAAGTGCAAACTGCTGGATACCCGTAAAACCTTGCCGGGTTTACGCGCAGCACAAAAATACGCGGTCAGTGTAGGTGGCGGTTGGAACCACCGTATTGGTCTTTTTGATGCTTTTTTAATCAAAGAGAATCACATCGCGGCCTGCGGCGGCATTGTCCAGGCGGTGCAACGCGCCCGCCAAATCGCGCCGAATCTGCCAGTCGAAGTTGAGGTTGAGAGTTTCGAAGAATTAAGTGAAGCGCTTACTGCCGCTGCAGACATCATCATGCTTGACGAGTTCAGCGACAGCGACTTGGCGAAAGCGGTCGAATTGAACAAGAGTAAAGCCAAGCTGGAGGTTTCCGGCTCGGTGACTCCAGAGCGGCTTAATATTATTGCTAATGCAGGTATCGATTTCGTTTCCGCTGGTGCTTTGACAAAGCACGTTCGCGCAATTGATTTCTCAATGCGTGTTCGCACCAATTAACGATGATTCGAATATCGGCCAATCATAGTTGACCTCTTTCGAATATTCTGCACGCAATGCTTGCTCAAGCGCCTTCACTGGCGCTTGAGCAGCAAACTCACTAATCAGATCATCGGTCCATTCTTTCGTATCACGA from Permianibacter aggregans harbors:
- the nadC gene encoding carboxylating nicotinate-nucleotide diphosphorylase, with protein sequence MHNQLSPAFLEQERIEAVRRALREDLGQTVDAELNPNLDVTAQLIDAEIMAEATITLKEPAVICGQAWVDEVFRQLETSAQVNWYVSEGQDCDANTVVCTLHGPARALLTGERSALNFLQTLSGTATVTRQYSKLLERSKCKLLDTRKTLPGLRAAQKYAVSVGGGWNHRIGLFDAFLIKENHIAACGGIVQAVQRARQIAPNLPVEVEVESFEELSEALTAAADIIMLDEFSDSDLAKAVELNKSKAKLEVSGSVTPERLNIIANAGIDFVSAGALTKHVRAIDFSMRVRTN